CAACTTTGAATGCAGAAGCACAATCTTTAGATCACAAATTAGATGTGATGAATAAATTAGCAACGCCTTCACATGTTTCTGTGATGCCTGTTTCACAATTATTGAATGCACCCGGAAACGAAGCTTTAAGAGATTTCTTTTTTAATCCTGTAAAAGACAAAACCGTTTTAAAAGGTAAAAAAATTGCAGTGCTTGCCGCAGATGGTTTTGAAGAAATAGAATTAACAGGACCAGTTTGGTACTTTAGAGAATTAGGCGCTCAGGTTGATATTGTAGCTCCTAAATACAATCCTGCTCCGGCAAGATATGGTTTAAGCGCTCCAGAAATGGCACAAACACATATTATGGCTATTCAATATTTACAGCCTGTTGGATGGATTAAATTTGACAGAACGGCCGATCAGATTAAAGTAAGTGATTACGATGCTGTATTCATTCCGGGTGGTGCGTGGAATCCTGATAATCTTCGTTATGACAAAGATGTTATCAAATTCATTCAGGATTTTAATAAATCAGGAAAACTAATTGCGGCTATTTGTCACGCTCCAGTTGTATTAGCTTCTGCTGATATTTTAAAAGGAAGAAAACTTACCGGATACTGGAACATTCAAATTGATCTTAAAAACGCAGGCGGAATCGTATCTGATCAGCCAGTAGTTGTAGATTCTAACATTATTACAAGCAGACACCCAATTGATGTTGCTGATTTTTCTAAAGCTGTTGAAAGCTGGTTAGCTAAAAAATAATTCATCCCATTACAATTAAAAAATAACGGAAGATGAAAATGATCTTCCGTTATTAAAAACAAAAATTATTAAATAGAATTTAGACTCTTAAAAACAATGAAAACAAATATTTTCGAACCCGTTACTCTTGGTTCATTACAATTAAAAAACCGCATTTCGATGGCGCCTATGACTAGAGCAAGAAATGCAGACGGAATTCCGAACAATGACAATGCAATTTATTACTCGCAGCGTGCCGGAGCCGGATTAATTATTACCGAAGGAACAGCGATTTCTGATACTGCAAAAGGTGTTCTGTATATTCCGGGTTTATATACTGCTGAACAAGTTGAAGGCTGGAAAAAAGTAACCAAAGCAGTTCACGAAAAAGGAAGCACCATTTTTACTCAATTATGGCACGTGGGCAGAGTTTCTCACACTTCAAATCAGCCAAACGGAATTGCTCCTGTTGGCCCATCAGATATTCAGGCTGAAACTTCTTATGCCTGGGGTTATGATGAAAACGGAAAAGAAGGTCCTGTAATTTCTTCTAAACCAAGAGCCCTTTCTACCAGCGAAGTAAAAGAAGTTGTGAATGATTTTGCAAAAGCAGCCAAAAATGCTCTTGAAGCAGGTTTTGACGGAGTTGAAATTCATGGTGCGAATGGATATTTGATTGAACAATTTTTAAATCCGTTTGTAAACAATCGTAAAGACGAATATGGTGGAACTATAGAAAACCGATCTCGATTTTTATTAGAAATTGTAGATGCTGTTATTGAAGTTCTTGGTAATGAAAAAACAGCAATCAGACTTACGCCTTACGGTGGTTTGGGAGATTTACCACATTATGATGAAATTGAAGCAACTTATCAATATCTGGCAAAAGAATTAACTAAAAGAAATCTGGCTTATGTTCATTTAATGGATCAGCAGTCTAAAGGAAGTCATGCTTTGCCTGATGGATTTTTGGAACGCTTTAGAAGCTGGTACGATGGTGTAATTATTCTGGCAGGAAGCATGACCCGCGAAAAATCTGAAAAACTAATTAATGCCGGAACTATTGATGTTGCTGGTTTTGGTGAACCTTTTATTTCAAATCCTGATTTGGCAGAACGCTTAGAAAACAATTGGGAATTGACTCCTCCAGATCGAAATTTATATTACGGTTTAGGAAATCAAGGTTATACGGACTGGAAAACGTATAAAGAACTACAATTACTTTAAATTTTATTTTCCAATCATTCTTTTGCGAAGTCTGCTTAGGGATTCTGGTTTAATACCAATGTAAGATGAAAGCTGATTCTGTGATACTAGTTGAAAAAGATAAGGTTCTTTTTTCAAGATGGTTTTATACCGTTCTTCGGGAGTTTGAAAATGAAGCATTTCTTCTCTTTCGATAATAATAAGGTAAGCAGATTCGGCTATTAATCTTCCAAATTTTGACCAATTTGGAGAACTGTTATACAAGTTTTCTACTTTTTCATATTCTAAAGCAATCACTTTCGAATCTTCCATCGCCCTGCAATAATACTGAGCTGTTCTCTGGGTAATAAAACTAGCAAAATCAACCAGAAAATCATTGGGTTTAGCAAACCTGCAGTTGATTTCGTTTCCTTTATAATCCACATAAAACATTCTAAAAAAGCCGCTTTCTATAAAATAGATATGCCGGCAGATTTCTCCTTGCTGTAACAAGTCTGTATCTTTTGAAACTTCCCTTCTTTCAATGATCGGAAGCATCAAATTATACTCTTCATCAGACATAGGAACAAATGATGTTATGACATTTTTAATAGCATCCATAGCAATACGTTAAGAGAAATAACTTGT
The sequence above is a segment of the Flavobacterium sp. genome. Coding sequences within it:
- a CDS encoding type 1 glutamine amidotransferase domain-containing protein encodes the protein MKNLKQIIVASALSAVPTLNAEAQSLDHKLDVMNKLATPSHVSVMPVSQLLNAPGNEALRDFFFNPVKDKTVLKGKKIAVLAADGFEEIELTGPVWYFRELGAQVDIVAPKYNPAPARYGLSAPEMAQTHIMAIQYLQPVGWIKFDRTADQIKVSDYDAVFIPGGAWNPDNLRYDKDVIKFIQDFNKSGKLIAAICHAPVVLASADILKGRKLTGYWNIQIDLKNAGGIVSDQPVVVDSNIITSRHPIDVADFSKAVESWLAKK
- a CDS encoding alkene reductase; amino-acid sequence: MKTNIFEPVTLGSLQLKNRISMAPMTRARNADGIPNNDNAIYYSQRAGAGLIITEGTAISDTAKGVLYIPGLYTAEQVEGWKKVTKAVHEKGSTIFTQLWHVGRVSHTSNQPNGIAPVGPSDIQAETSYAWGYDENGKEGPVISSKPRALSTSEVKEVVNDFAKAAKNALEAGFDGVEIHGANGYLIEQFLNPFVNNRKDEYGGTIENRSRFLLEIVDAVIEVLGNEKTAIRLTPYGGLGDLPHYDEIEATYQYLAKELTKRNLAYVHLMDQQSKGSHALPDGFLERFRSWYDGVIILAGSMTREKSEKLINAGTIDVAGFGEPFISNPDLAERLENNWELTPPDRNLYYGLGNQGYTDWKTYKELQLL
- a CDS encoding Crp/Fnr family transcriptional regulator, giving the protein MDAIKNVITSFVPMSDEEYNLMLPIIERREVSKDTDLLQQGEICRHIYFIESGFFRMFYVDYKGNEINCRFAKPNDFLVDFASFITQRTAQYYCRAMEDSKVIALEYEKVENLYNSSPNWSKFGRLIAESAYLIIIEREEMLHFQTPEERYKTILKKEPYLFQLVSQNQLSSYIGIKPESLSRLRKRMIGK